A window of SAR116 cluster alpha proteobacterium HIMB100 genomic DNA:
CATCTGCTTGTCCGGTGCGGCCCGGGAGCGGGCAGTAAAATCAACCAAATCCAAGCCATGGCGTGCACAAGCCTCAGCCTCCAGCCGCCAGCCCCCGTCTGAACGGGCCCCGCGTAGATTTACGATGGTGCGGATACCCAGCTTTGCTGCCTGTTCAACCCGTCCAGGGGTTGGCTGGTTGCTGCGCCACATATCTTCATCTATCTGATGCAGATTATGCCACCAGAGCCGCAAAACCCCATGATCCTTTGCCATCAGCTCTACCCAGTCGCGCATTCCCCGCCGCCCATGAGCAGGCGCGAATGTTGAAGAGCGTGATGAGGATGTCATGGTTCAGCTTCCAGCAACCATCATCTGTTTTACAAAGACAGACGGCGCCGCAATCGATTGAGTCAATTCTAGATCATCTGCGGGCATCATATCTGTGAAGATATCTTTCAGGTTGCCTGCAATGGTAGCCTCGGTTGCTGGCCAGGTGATCTGGCCATTTTCGATCCAAAAGCCAGACGCACCGCGGCTGTAATCACCAGTGGTCAGGCTGACAGAACTGCCCATCAATTCGGTGATATAAAACCCTTGGTCAATATCAGCAATCATGTCATCAAGTGTCGTTTCTCCTTCTTCCATGATGAAGTTGGAGACAGACGGGCTGGGTGGTCCAGACAGAGATCGGCTGGCATTTCCGGTAGGGCTGAGGCCGAGCTGGGCGGCTGTGGCCAGGTCAAGTAACCAGCCCTGCAGACAACCATTTTTGACCAGATAGCGCTTTTGGACAGGCAATGTTTCCCCGTCAAACAGGCGTGAGCCCATCCCGCGCGGCAACAAAGGGTTGTCCAGCAGCCTGACCGATGCATTAGCGATTTGCTCGCCCATTTTGTCTTTCAAAAAGCTGGTGCCCCGGGCAATGGCAGCACCATTAATCGCACTGGCGACATGCCCTGCAAGAGAGCGCGAAACACGCTTGTCATAAATCACTGGAAAGGTGCCGGTCTGTGGTTTGCGGCCACCCAACCGGGCAAGCGTGCGTGTCGCAGCACTGCGGCCAACCACTTCCGGCTTATCCAGATTCTCGGCAAATACTGCGGAGCTGTAATCATAGTCGCGTTCCATCTGACCGTCTTTTTCAGCCAGAACGACAGCTGAGAAACCAAAGCTGGATCGTTTATATGAGGCGTTAAAACCTGTGCTCGTTCCGATTAACACCTCGCTTGAGCCTGATGATGCAGATGCGCCATCCGAATTGCTGATGCCTGCCTGACTGAGAGCAGCCTCTTCACAAGCCAGCGCAATTTCGGTCAGCTGTTCTGTGCTGAAGCTGGTATCATCAAACAGCTCAATATCTGGAAATGATTTGGCCTGCTCTTCGGCTGTTGCCAGCCGCGCATAGGGATCTTCAGGGGCATGTTTGGCCATAGCCACAGCCCGTTCAGCTAGCTTTGTGATATTTTCATCATCAAGCTGACCAGATGAAATGGTGGCGCTCTTCTGGCCAACAAATACGCGCATCCCCATTTGGTAGTCTTCTGCACGTTCTGCAGATTCAACCTTGCCAAGGCGCACCTGAACATCCAGTCCGCCGCCTTTGATGAAACTGACATCTGCCCCATCAGCACCGGCCTGTTTCGCCGCGCTGAGGGCTTTTTCGATAATATCTTGATCCTGTTTTGACATACATCATGACATAGTACGTCGCCGCAGCTGATGCAACAGCTTGCAATTGAGAAAGTGTCAGTTTATCTAGAAAAGCATAATGAGCTATTCTGTATTCATAGATGGGGCGGTGGGCACGACCGGCCTGCAAGTGCATGACCGATTGCAGACCAGAGCGGAGCTTTCTGTTCGTGTGCTTGATGACACACAGCGTAAAAACAAAAATGCCAGGGCTGAAGCTATGGCCAATGCGGATGTCACTATCCTGTGCCTTCCTGATGATGCAGCGCGACAGGCAGCAGATATGGCGAAAGCTTCTGGCTCACGCCTGATTGACGCGTCGACGGCGCATCGGGTAGACCCTGATTTCACATATGGGTTCGCTGAATTGTCATCTGCCCAACATACAGCTATCCAACAGGCGCAGTTTGTCAGCAATCCTGGCTGTTATCCAACCGGATTTTTGGGACTCGTTGCACCGTTAAGACAAGCGGGGCTTTTGCCTGCTTCAGTTCAGCTGTCAGCTGTCTGTGTCAGTGGCTTCAGCGGTGGCGGCAAAGCTATGATCGCCAGATATGAGGCTGAGGATGAACCTGCCTTCGCAACCTATGGGCTGAATCTGTCGCACAAGCATCTGCCCGAAATGAAACAGCATGCCGAGCTGGATCATGTGCCTGTTTTTCTGCCATCTGTAGGTGATTTTGCCCAAGGTATGCTGGTGAATATTCCGCTTCATCAGGACCAGTTTTCACAGCTTGTCCAGGCCGAGGATATTCGGGCTGTCCTCACTGAACATTATCAACCATCTGCTCTGGTTTCGGTTGGGACAGATGCTTTGCTGACGGAACATGGCTTTTTATCTGCAGACCCGCTGGCAGGCACGGACAGGCTGGAGCTGTTTGTTTTTGCCCGCCCGGATAACAGCCAATTTGTGCTAACTGCACGGCTGGATAATCTGGGCAAAGGGGCAGCCGGGGCGGCGGTCCAGAATATGAACATCATGCTCGGGCTTGACCCGCTGGCCGGGCTTCATCTGTAACAGGCAAAACGGTGTGACAGGACAGATGAATAAGATTGCCAGAATGTCTGACCTGCAACGCGCTCTTGACTATCCTTATGATGCGCCAGCTGATGCCTATCTCATTCAAAATGGGCATTGTCTGGCTCTGCCCCAGACCTATGATTTTACCGGCCGGACACCAGTTCTGTCGGTAGGCTCTAACCGGGCTCCGGTCCAGTTAAACAGAAAATTTGGTGACCGCGCTGAGCTGGCTGTGACCCCGGTTACGGTTCATGATTGTGATGTTGTGTATGTGGCCAATTTGGCTCCCTATGGCGCGGTGCCCTGTTCTGCTTTTCCCTGTCCAGGCACATCGGTTGATTTGAATATCGCCTGGCTGACACCGGCACAGCTTAAGATTATGCATCAGACAGAATCGCTGGGGGTTGCCTATGACTGGGTTGAATGGGATTTATCTGTGATTGAACACAGATTTCCTGCGCCCCTTGATCGTCTGTTCGGATATGCCGCTTTGACTGGTGCGATGAGCGTCGCCGGAAAGGGGCCCTTTGGCCTTGCCCGCATTCCTGCTAAAAACAGGCAATTTGCATTAAAAAGCCAGCATCAGATGCAAGAGATGATTTATCATCGGTTCTGTGATGATGGGGATTGTCTTGAAGACTGGATTCGCAAGCTGCAAACTGATGAGATGTTGCGGGCTGACGTTTCGGCTGCGATTCAGCAAGATGGGCTGGATCCTGATGACCCGCCTTGGCAAACAGCTATTGTTTAATCTTCAGTCTTGCCCTAACTCAGCAAATTGCAAAACAGCCCTGCACTCAAGATAAGGCCTGCATTGCGATTTGACTTGAACAGCTGGAGTGCAGAGGCAGGATCATCTGTTTTTATCTGACAGACTTGCCAGGCAAGATGCCCTGTCATCAGGCCCAGACCACCCAGCCAAACACCCGCGCCAAGCAGGTCCCAGAATCCGGCCGCCAAAAATGCGATGGCCAACAGGTAAAACAGGCTCACTCCCCAGCGGATATAACTGCCAAGTGCAAGCGCTGAAGATCTGACCCCGGTTAAGCGATCATCGGCCATATCCTGTATTGCATAGATTGTGTCATAACCAACCACCCAGCATACG
This region includes:
- a CDS encoding putative Zn-dependent protease-like protein (PFAM: Putative modulator of DNA gyrase); protein product: MSKQDQDIIEKALSAAKQAGADGADVSFIKGGGLDVQVRLGKVESAERAEDYQMGMRVFVGQKSATISSGQLDDENITKLAERAVAMAKHAPEDPYARLATAEEQAKSFPDIELFDDTSFSTEQLTEIALACEEAALSQAGISNSDGASASSGSSEVLIGTSTGFNASYKRSSFGFSAVVLAEKDGQMERDYDYSSAVFAENLDKPEVVGRSAATRTLARLGGRKPQTGTFPVIYDKRVSRSLAGHVASAINGAAIARGTSFLKDKMGEQIANASVRLLDNPLLPRGMGSRLFDGETLPVQKRYLVKNGCLQGWLLDLATAAQLGLSPTGNASRSLSGPPSPSVSNFIMEEGETTLDDMIADIDQGFYITELMGSSVSLTTGDYSRGASGFWIENGQITWPATEATIAGNLKDIFTDMMPADDLELTQSIAAPSVFVKQMMVAGS
- a CDS encoding N-acetyl-gamma-glutamyl-phosphate reductase, uncommon form (PFAM: Semialdehyde dehydrogenase, NAD binding domain~TIGRFAM: N-acetyl-gamma-glutamyl-phosphate reductase, uncommon form), with product MSYSVFIDGAVGTTGLQVHDRLQTRAELSVRVLDDTQRKNKNARAEAMANADVTILCLPDDAARQAADMAKASGSRLIDASTAHRVDPDFTYGFAELSSAQHTAIQQAQFVSNPGCYPTGFLGLVAPLRQAGLLPASVQLSAVCVSGFSGGGKAMIARYEAEDEPAFATYGLNLSHKHLPEMKQHAELDHVPVFLPSVGDFAQGMLVNIPLHQDQFSQLVQAEDIRAVLTEHYQPSALVSVGTDALLTEHGFLSADPLAGTDRLELFVFARPDNSQFVLTARLDNLGKGAAGAAVQNMNIMLGLDPLAGLHL